CGACGTCCATATCCAACAGTTGGGATCAGTTGCGCCGCGCCGGGGCAACCGCGCGCGCCATGCTGGTGGCCGCTGCGGCGCGGCGGTGGAGTGTGCCTGAGGCTGAAATTACGGTGAAACAGGGCAAGGTGGTTCATACCGCTTCTGGCCGGACCAGCGGGTTCGGGGCGCTTTCGCCAATCGCGGCGCTGCTGCCCGTGCCGCCGGATGTCACGCTCAAGCCGGTCAGCCAGTTTGCCCTGCTGGGAACGCCGGTGCGTCGGCTGGATACGGCGGACAAGCACCGGGGCAAGGCGCAGTATGGTATCGACATGCGGTTGCCGGATATGCTGCACGCCGTCATCGCGCGCGCGCCGCGCTTTGGTGCCAGGGTCAAGGCGTTTGACGCCAAGGCGGCGCTGGCGGTTCCCGGCGTGGAACGGGTGGTGCAGGTTCCATCGGGCATTGCGGTGCTGGCAGGCAACACGTGGAGCGCGTGCCGGGGGCGCGATGCGCTGAACATTACCTGGGATGAAAGCGGCGCGGAGACCCGCTCTACCGATGAAATCGCCACCTATTTCAGGCAACTGGCACAGGACGATGCAGGACTGGTCTGTGCCGAGCGCGGCAATGCGGCGACCGCGATTGCCGGAGCAGCGGCGGTGGTCGAGGCCGAATTCCTGTTCCCCTATCTGGCGCAGGCCCCGCTTGAACCGCTGTGCGTCACCGGCCGGATCGATGCGCAGGGGTGCGAGTTGTGGGGCGGGTTTCAAAGCCAGACGATCAATCAGGCAAAGGTCTGCGAGATACTGGGGCTGCGGACCGATCAGGTCCGCCTGAACACCCTGCCCGCCGGGGGCAGCTTCGGGCGGCGCGCCAGCTTCACCTCTGACTGGGTGGCCGAACTTGCCGAAGTGCTCAAGGCCATTGGCGGACGGCGTCCGGTCAAGCTGATGTGGACGCGCGAGGATGATCTTGCAGGCGGTTATTACCGGCCGATGTTCCTGCATCGCTACCGCATCGGGGTGGATGAAAAGGGCCATATCGCAGGGCTGGAACTGAAACTGGTCGGCCAGTCGATCCTGTTCGGTGTGCCGACCGGAGAGGGAACGCCGCCCAAGGCCGATTTCCTGTCCTATATGGGCAACATGGCGGATCGTTATGCGATTGCCGATGCTTCGGTTCGCTGGGTCAGTCCGCAGGTCAAGGTGCCGGTCCATACCTTCCGTTCAATCGGCAACACGCATACCACGCTGTCCAAAGAGATCATGATGGACCGGCTGGCCCGGCGCGCCGGAATCGATCCCGTGGCGTACCGGCTGGCGCATCTGGGCCAGGCACCCCGGCAGGCGCAGGTGCTGCGCCTTGCCGCCGAAAAGGCCGGCTGGGGCAAGCCGCTTCCGGCCGGGCGAAAGCTGGGGGTTGCGGTGCAGGAATCCGAACAGAGCTTCATCGCTCAGATCGCCGAAGTGAGCATCGAGGATGGCACCGTGCGTGTGCACCGCGTGACCTGCGCGGTCGATTGCGGATTTGCGCTCGACCCCGGCAACATCCGTGCGCAGATGGAAGGCGGCATCGGCTTTGGCCTTTCAACCACCATGCTGAGTTCGATCACGATGACGGCGGGCGTGGTCGATCAGCGCAATTTCGATAGCTACCAGTTGCTGCGCATCAACGAAATGCCGGTGATCGATGTGCATATCGTGGACAGCGCCGAACGCCCGACTGGCGTGGGAGAGCCGGGTTCCACTTGTGTTGGCGCAGCGGTTGCCAATGCGCTGGAGGCGTTGTCCGGCAAGCGCGTCGAGCGTTTTCCGATGAAGGATCTGACGCTGGTGTGATGACGGTGTGATGGCCCCGCCCGCGCAGGTGCGCGCGCAGCGGGGCATGAGCTTCAGAAGTCTGAAAGCAGCCGTCCGAAACCTGTCATTTTTTCGGTAAAGCCGTTGGCTCGCAGGGCGTGCCAGTAGGTTGCCGTGTTGATCGCCACAACCGGCTTGCCCAGCGTCTCTTCCATTTCTGCGGCCAGCCGGACCATGGAAAGGTTCGTGCCGACCTGAACGATGGCATCAACATTGTCGGCGTCCAGCGCCAGGATCACCTTGCGCATATGGTCTTCAGGTACGCGGGCGATATTGGTCCAGCTTGTGCAGCGCAGCGGCACGTCGTGGACAATCTCGAAGCCATAGTCCGAAAAGAAGCCCCGAACATTGGCGTTCGCCGTCGGATAATAGGGGGAAACGAACGCGATGCGGCGGACGTTGCCGTAGGCGCGCAGGGCTTCGGCCGTGGCGACCGAGCCGACGCTTATGCCAAGCCCGGTTTGATCCTCCACTTGCGCGATGAAATCCGCGCAGCCGACCTTGCCACCGACGAACGAAATCGCCGATACGCCCAGCACCAGATAATCCGGGCGGCAAGTCACCGCCGTTGCCAGTGCATCACGCATTCCCGCTGAAATCTTGGCCGCGCCCTGGTTGAACGCATCGTCGGACAGCGCCACCGGATCTTCAACGTAGATGTCGCGGTACTGGTTGGTCACCCCTTGCGGGCGCATCATTTCCATGTCCGGCTGGACCACGGTGTTGGTGGATGGGCCAATCACCGCAAAGACCCGGCGCGGTCCCAGAATGTCGGTGGGGTTGATCGGGGTAGGGCCGATCAGGGCTTCGAGTTGCGCGCTCATGCGATGGCCTCCGCTTCCTTGAGGCTGCCCAGCATGGATTGGCCGATCAGGAATTGCAGCCGCGCTTCGGGATCGTTCTGCAGGATTTCCATGCGCTCGCGCTTGTCCGCCCGGTCCTGATCCCAGCCCTTGCGCATCGATTTCATGTTCTCGATCGATTGCTTCTGCACGAACGTCTGCGTCACATGGCGGCGCTGGCGGTCATAATGCGCCATGATATCGCCGGTTTCGCCGCCCTGCAGGACGCTGACGATCTTTTCGGCGATGTTGATGCCGTCATGGATGCCGCTGTTCATGCCATAACCGCCCATCGGGCTGTTAAGGTGCGCCGCATCGCCTGCGATGGCGATCCGCCCTTTCGAAAAGCGTTCGCACACGCGCTGGTGCACACGATAGATCGTGCGGTGCCGCGTCTGCACCGGCTGATCCGATCCGAGGATGCGTTTGAACACGCCTTCCTTTGTCGCGTCGGACAGCAGCGCCTCGTCATCGTCGTCCTCGCTGACCGGCAGCATGACCCGCCACAGGCGCGGCGTACGCAGCAGGACCAGCCATTCGTCGGGATCGGAAATGTAGTTTACGTTGCTAAGGCCGTCAAAAGCCTGTTCCAGAGGATAATCGGTTGACAGGCAAAGGTATTTTTCCGGGTAGGTAAAGCCTTCGAAGGACAGGTCCAGCAGCTTGCGCACTACGCTGTTCGCGCCATCGCAACCGATGACATAGCGCGCGGCGTACTGGACAACCTCGGTTCCGGTTTCGACCCATGCCAGCACATGGTCACCGCGATCATCAAGGAACAACAGGCGCGAACGATAGCTAAGCTGCGCATCCGTTTCTGCTTCAAGCGCGTCGAGAACTTCCTGCCGGACCTTGTCCTGTTCGCACTGGATACGAAACGGGAAAGGCGTCTGGTCCTTCAGCTCGGAGAAATCGAACGAAAACACTTCGCCCGATTTGCGGTCCCGATACTGGTAGACCGGCGCTTTCAGGCCATAGCTGAGCAGCGTCTTGCTGACGCCCAGAGCGTCGAGGATCGAGATCGTCGGCGGATGAAAGGTCGAAGCCCGCAGGTCCACAGCCTCACGGTTGCCTGCCTCGATGCCCGCCACGGATATTCCCGCCCGCGCCAGATAAAGCGCAGTAACCGCTCCGACAGGACCAAGGCCCACGACCAGGGTTTCGACATCAATCCGTTTCATTGCGCTTGGGTGTCCGTGCTGGAATCGACAATTGCGGCAACGCTACCGCAGCCGCAGGCGGGCAGTACCGGCGAATTGGGAATGTCCGTTATGCGGTCACCAGAGCAGAACAGGCACGGTTACAACCATGGCGGCGATGCGGCGGACAAGCACGGCTGGGCAGGCGCTCCTGGTTTGCGTATGTGACCGATATCCGGTCATCGGATCAAAGGCAGTCGCACCGCGTGTCCAGCTTGATAGGAATCGGACCAACGAACGGGATTGCGTTGAGCGCTGTGGAGATGACCATGATCCGTGAATACAGTGAAGCCGAACTCAAGGAACTTGCCGACTTCTATGAAGAGCACGGTGCCGTGCAGCTAAAAGGGCTGATCGATCCGAAGGACGCGGCGCGGGTTCTGGAAATTGCCGATGAAATGGCGGCCCGTGCCGATGACGAGCGCGCTGCAGGGTCCGACCTGTCCTATGGCCGGGCGCCGGGGCGCATGACGATCCGCTACATGTGGCGCGAAGTGCCCGAAATCCGCGATTTCCTGCTGCGGGCCGAACTTTCGAAGGCGCTGGCGAAGATCGTCGGTTCGCGGCAATTGCGCTTCTGGTTCGATCTCACCTTCTTCCACAATGGCACGCAAGACGGCGAAACCGGCGACGGCACCGCATGGCATCACGATATCGCGGCGTTTGCCTTCAAGGGTGAGATGCTGCCATCGCTGTGGATGGCGCTGACCCCCGCCACGGCTGAAACCAGCCGCCTGATGTTCATCGACGGAAGCCACAAGAACGTGCCCGGATATTTCCGTCCGCCCACGGCAGCCGATGTGAAGCCGGACGACGGGATGCTGGACATCCTCGATTACGATGCGCTGGTGGCCGAGGGCAAGGAAAAGATACTGACCTGGGATTGTCAGCCGGGCGATGCCCTGATCATCCATCCTTACACGATCCATGGCGCCCAAGGAAACGATGGAAGCGGCGGTGGCAAGCGTCGTGTAGCCATCACCACGCGCTGGCTGGGCGACGATTGCCGCTGGCTGCCGACGACCGGCCAGAGCACGCGGATGCCAGGCCTGCAACAGGCGGCGCTTCCGCTGGGTGCGCGCCCCAAGGGTGAATACTTTCCGCTGGTCTATGATGAGAAGGCTGCCTGAGCCGGGCTGCCCGGCCACCGGACGCGTAGAACCGCCAGCTATGCCATCAGGGTGCATCGGGCGCACAAAAACGCAACGCCCTTTGCTTGGCATCCCAAACTGATCATACCTCCTCCATGTCTGTCTGGGGGAAATGATGGTCGGCGAGGAACTGCAGACGCTGAAGCGCGGGCTGGAAACCCTGGCCTGCATCAATGCCCGAGGGCCATTGCAGCTGTTCGAAATCGTGCGGGCACTGCAATTGCCAAGGGCAACGGTCTATCGCATCGTGGCCACGCTGATTGCCGAGGGCTACTGCCTGCGGATACCCAA
This genomic interval from Novosphingobium sp. CECT 9465 contains the following:
- a CDS encoding arylmalonate decarboxylase, coding for MSAQLEALIGPTPINPTDILGPRRVFAVIGPSTNTVVQPDMEMMRPQGVTNQYRDIYVEDPVALSDDAFNQGAAKISAGMRDALATAVTCRPDYLVLGVSAISFVGGKVGCADFIAQVEDQTGLGISVGSVATAEALRAYGNVRRIAFVSPYYPTANANVRGFFSDYGFEIVHDVPLRCTSWTNIARVPEDHMRKVILALDADNVDAIVQVGTNLSMVRLAAEMEETLGKPVVAINTATYWHALRANGFTEKMTGFGRLLSDF
- a CDS encoding phytanoyl-CoA dioxygenase family protein, whose translation is MIREYSEAELKELADFYEEHGAVQLKGLIDPKDAARVLEIADEMAARADDERAAGSDLSYGRAPGRMTIRYMWREVPEIRDFLLRAELSKALAKIVGSRQLRFWFDLTFFHNGTQDGETGDGTAWHHDIAAFAFKGEMLPSLWMALTPATAETSRLMFIDGSHKNVPGYFRPPTAADVKPDDGMLDILDYDALVAEGKEKILTWDCQPGDALIIHPYTIHGAQGNDGSGGGKRRVAITTRWLGDDCRWLPTTGQSTRMPGLQQAALPLGARPKGEYFPLVYDEKAA
- a CDS encoding NAD(P)/FAD-dependent oxidoreductase; protein product: MKRIDVETLVVGLGPVGAVTALYLARAGISVAGIEAGNREAVDLRASTFHPPTISILDALGVSKTLLSYGLKAPVYQYRDRKSGEVFSFDFSELKDQTPFPFRIQCEQDKVRQEVLDALEAETDAQLSYRSRLLFLDDRGDHVLAWVETGTEVVQYAARYVIGCDGANSVVRKLLDLSFEGFTYPEKYLCLSTDYPLEQAFDGLSNVNYISDPDEWLVLLRTPRLWRVMLPVSEDDDDEALLSDATKEGVFKRILGSDQPVQTRHRTIYRVHQRVCERFSKGRIAIAGDAAHLNSPMGGYGMNSGIHDGINIAEKIVSVLQGGETGDIMAHYDRQRRHVTQTFVQKQSIENMKSMRKGWDQDRADKRERMEILQNDPEARLQFLIGQSMLGSLKEAEAIA
- a CDS encoding xanthine dehydrogenase family protein molybdopterin-binding subunit encodes the protein MSLPPVDRRGFIGFGTGLLALGLYRPAEAAPSGAEPPAVLQQPFLRIEADDAVTVFAKHLDMGQGIGTGLAQIVAEELDADWAQVRVEAAPVNLRDYAHTTFKTQTTGGSTSISNSWDQLRRAGATARAMLVAAAARRWSVPEAEITVKQGKVVHTASGRTSGFGALSPIAALLPVPPDVTLKPVSQFALLGTPVRRLDTADKHRGKAQYGIDMRLPDMLHAVIARAPRFGARVKAFDAKAALAVPGVERVVQVPSGIAVLAGNTWSACRGRDALNITWDESGAETRSTDEIATYFRQLAQDDAGLVCAERGNAATAIAGAAAVVEAEFLFPYLAQAPLEPLCVTGRIDAQGCELWGGFQSQTINQAKVCEILGLRTDQVRLNTLPAGGSFGRRASFTSDWVAELAEVLKAIGGRRPVKLMWTREDDLAGGYYRPMFLHRYRIGVDEKGHIAGLELKLVGQSILFGVPTGEGTPPKADFLSYMGNMADRYAIADASVRWVSPQVKVPVHTFRSIGNTHTTLSKEIMMDRLARRAGIDPVAYRLAHLGQAPRQAQVLRLAAEKAGWGKPLPAGRKLGVAVQESEQSFIAQIAEVSIEDGTVRVHRVTCAVDCGFALDPGNIRAQMEGGIGFGLSTTMLSSITMTAGVVDQRNFDSYQLLRINEMPVIDVHIVDSAERPTGVGEPGSTCVGAAVANALEALSGKRVERFPMKDLTLV